A window of Cryptomeria japonica chromosome 3, Sugi_1.0, whole genome shotgun sequence contains these coding sequences:
- the LOC131069195 gene encoding transcription factor bHLH162 produces MASFKALHEKKEDHKLIERKRRRDMKSLCSLLTSLIPEQHLKEKRSLPDQLLAAAFYINDLQKNVEDLEKKRERLRVLSQIERHPERISCFKENGEINVPIDESNAFPMVKLRNVGLEIHVTVNTFKQTAALWSLLEVLEGGGLEVETALQSTGNNYVFYTLQCKISDVHRFDYNVIYERLWQLVGKPQIPISEFN; encoded by the exons ATGGCGTCCTTCAAGGCCCTTCATGAGAAGAAAGAGGATCACAAACTGATTGAGAGAAAGAGGCGCCGTGACATGAAAAGTTTATGCTCGCTTCTCACATCGTTGATCCCTGAACAACATCTCAAA GAAAAGCGTTCATTACCAGACCAGCTATTGGCAGCGGCATTCTACATTAATGATTTGCAGAAGAATGTAGAAGACCTGGAGAAGAAAAGAGAGAGGCTAAGAGTCTTATCCCAAATTGAGAGACATCCTGAAAGGATTTCATGTTTTAAGGAAAATGGTGAGATTAATGTACCCATTGATGAATCCAACGCTTTTCCCATGGTGAAGCTTAGAAATGTGGGTTTGGAAATTCACGTCACTGTAAATACTTTCAAACAGACGGCTGCGTTATGGAGTTTGTTAGAGGTGTTAGAAGGAGGCGGCCTTGAAGTTGAGACGGCATTGCAGTCTACAGGAAACAATTATGTCTTTTATACACTTCAATGCAAG ATCTCAGATGTTCACCGTTTCGACTACAACGTTATATATGAGAGACTGTGGCAGTTGGTGGGGAAACCACAGATCCCCATTTCAGAATTCAACTAG